In Sesamum indicum cultivar Zhongzhi No. 13 linkage group LG8, S_indicum_v1.0, whole genome shotgun sequence, the sequence GGTTCAATCTCAAtcttaattaatcataatatccGAATTTATTACCAATGCCTATGCTAAATCTCATTAAATTTGAGCTGGCCCGGATgattagaatttaaatatttataattaaataaaccaACCAAAAGGCGTTCATCTTCTAcctatttagttttatttaatttcttgagTTAAACTATTAGTAAAAATACTGATATTAGGACAATAGGcatcaaataattaacatttaattaGCAACCGACCATTACCTACTACTATCACTCGACGATAACTGCGAACCATAATtctaccaaaatattattaaaattcagaCAAGAAAACCTCAAAAACTAGGCACCTTTTGAGGTTGCCTtttaatactatatatatctcattaattaatatcaactCCATAACTTTACGTAGCATAAAGTTCAAACCGTTCTTATGGAATAAGAGAGAAGCAGACAACAGCAGAGCTgcctaaataaattaaaaacgtACACAGAATATAATTGTAAAGATGAATGTGTTGCCTGCAACTCGATAAGTGTCGAACAAACCAAAATAATACTCCCTACTTTTGTTACCCCTGTCTTCCAATTTCTACGACCAATCTGGCcttgtttattaaattgaattcgACTAGAAATTCAAGATTGTGCCCCGTTAAtttacactacaaaaaattataatattaataacaaaagattaagtaataattttattaaaagtatatactaaatagtaataattgttatactacccctatataattataataataattctacGTAAAGTTAtcattaaatacaattagtaatatatttgtagtaataatagttatttattgtCTAATAATGACACGAATTGAATTTAAGGAggcatttcattttcagtgattGTCATCAGGCCAAGTCCAATAAATGTGAATTACATTCTCCGAGTCAAATCGTCTTCAATTTCTTACCGGCGATTACTTTTTGCCGTAGACATTTTTCGTTGACCACTAAACGTTAAGTGACATATCTGGCAATGTATCGACCAATTAAAAGAAAGTGTAGCTTGGAAGAAAAGTGTGATGTAAGCCACAAGCAAATTGACCAATGTTAAAACTTGATGTTTCACGGGCATCTATTTTCGATAGGAAACTCTCTCATGGAACATAGGAAACTGTTGATTGCTACGTATTTGATTATTGGTCCGAGTCTTACATAATTTGCACCCATGGTTaagtaaaatttgaacggaATTCAAAAGCGGGACAAAcacatttcttttgtttgacgGTGGAGTTTTTTACGTCGAAATAAGAATTTTGACCAAATGAGAatgaagaaaaactaaaaatcaaaatctcaTGCATTGCACGTATTGACAAAAAGGCCGGAAGTACGAGACTTTTCactaaataaatcaatcactACTCGACGGGATCTTGCACCATTGCGGCAACCCTCCACCTCTTCTGCTGGTAGCACACTATTGAAAAAGCATTAGACTTTGGGCGTGATGGAAACATGATACGACAAAACCCACCCTGCGATTTATGTACTAATTCTAACAATGAAATTTGATTCCAAAGCCATAACAATTCAGAATCCATATACCTATCCACACCGAATTTTTTACCAGACTTGAAATGATTATAACGAGAAATCTGATTCGATCCAATTTACTATCTAGGTCAGGAAGATCCAACAAACACATAACATATGTTGCGTGATTGATTATGTTCAAACTGATGTGATAGATTAGCTAGGTTCAATCTGACCTGACTTGTGTAAGAATCCTCGTAACAAGTACAATCAGAATTTATCTTGATCCTACTAATTGTCCAAGCAATTAGTTAGTACAACCCATGACAGAAACTGAGCTCCTGCACGATCAATATATCATTTGCAAATTTATGAGAGCAAAGTCACAAGACAATTAATTCTAGGTGGTAAGAGACTATCACAAAACAACTCACAAGTGAACTCAAAAGAGAGACCATGCCATGTTCCACTCATCACATCAGTCAACCTTTTTATCTGAAGTTTGAGAGTTGCTGAAAGCTGCCGATGATGAACGCTTGTCTTCGGCCATCTTCAAGTGCAGTTCGTCCCTTTCCCTGAAATACCTCTCGAACGCCCTTGGGAGGAATCGAGGAATTAAGAAACACAACATATTCACAGCGAAATAAGCCAGATTTGCGACCGCCAGACTCCTTCCGAACCAATACCAGCATACATCCTGAAAACACATGCAACATCAAGTGACCAGATGAATCAAATTACTTAATCAGCACAAGTATAGGTTGCacataataatgaaatatttaaatatagtttgaataaattacaatggaaaattaattatactttcatCGCACGTCAATATGTTGCAAATTCCTCTGATTATACGATTTTTAGTGTAATACATGATTGCAAAACTTGTGGTATAATTGCTCAAAGCctaattacttattaattCATGCTACACTTCATATTTGCACCATGAACGAACGTAAAAGTAGTTGCCATATGCTCCTCACTCTTAGAAATAATACAGGGaacattaaaatatagaatttttttttaacttttagtcccataaatatGAGGTAACAATTTAGTCCTGTACAATTTTTATTCCGTAACTTAAAAACTTCTCGAatttaagacaaaaataaCTAGAATTATTGAAAACATACGCCCAATAAAGCTGATTACATGCACTTTTTCAACTATTCCACCAAATTTCAATCATTGTTGTCCTCAACGTGCGAAAATACACGACTAAAATTATCACCATGAATACTTGCCCTTACCAGATAAAAATcgattttctcaaaaaatatatgtacatagcgattatctaattaattgtATGATTCTGTACATTGAGTAACCTTTAATTATATACGAGATGGTATTTAATTGAAGCATTAAAAACAACACATATTATTATGCAAAAGAGGGAGGTGAGAGAGATTAAGCATTACAGGCAGTTGAGCATTCGCAGGCAAGGTTTTGTTGATCCACACATCCTTCGTCCAATCAAGAATCACGAAAATCCTACGAACTGTATAAAGCAACGGCACCAGGGCTCTCACCGGCGGCGAAAACAGCGACAGCCCACTAATTATGTTCTCCGTCAGGATCTGAAACGACAGCAGGAAGAGATGCGGCGTCGCCGACCGCACGGCGTGGTCGTCCCCTCTCGCGAATCCGCCCAACACGTACGCCAACGGCAAGAACAGCCCCACGGCGGTGCCGACCACCACGTACAGTCTGAACACCCTGCTGCCCTGGAATATCTCCGGGGACTCATTGCTGATCTTTCCCAGCGACGGAAACACAAACCTGGAAAGCATAAGGACGTAGGCGGAGGCGAACGCCGGGAAGAGGAGGTCGACGAGGGGGACAAGGCCGCTGGCTGAAAACACCATGATGAAAGCCACTAGCTGCAATTCGATTACGCGGAGGGAGCCCATCACTCCACCTAACGCTGGTGTCGCCGCCTGCTGCTGCTGGTTGCCCGACGGCGGAGATGCGGCGAGGGACACGCCGGACATTCTTGCGTGGTGGTTATTATATCCAGAGAAATTAACTGCAAGGAGTAAACAAATTGAGCAACATGAGTTAGGTACATAGAgaaatcttcattttctttccaaaTG encodes:
- the LOC105168445 gene encoding uncharacterized protein LOC105168445, whose amino-acid sequence is MSGVSLAASPPSGNQQQQAATPALGGVMGSLRVIELQLVAFIMVFSASGLVPLVDLLFPAFASAYVLMLSRFVFPSLGKISNESPEIFQGSRVFRLYVVVGTAVGLFLPLAYVLGGFARGDDHAVRSATPHLFLLSFQILTENIISGLSLFSPPVRALVPLLYTVRRIFVILDWTKDVWINKTLPANAQLPDVCWYWFGRSLAVANLAYFAVNMLCFLIPRFLPRAFERYFRERDELHLKMAEDKRSSSAAFSNSQTSDKKVD